The Frankiales bacterium genome has a window encoding:
- a CDS encoding cytochrome P450 has protein sequence MTYAETITVEDLEADPYPVYARLRAEEPVEWVPAVNLWLVTRAADVETVTTKPDLFSAQVTDSPLDRSFGGPTILTVDGEAHLDLRRSLDTKYRPRTVATYIDDLVAPIAQRFLDRLLASPGRRAELVAEYFEPISVLSLGAVLGLGHLSEATLQQWFHGLAMGAINFENDPEKQRVNDETAALIDAELRPLMTRLAHDPDDSTIASMLTSGCPVGRPRAVDAVLPSLKVIILGGMQEPGHGAASTLAALLADPEQLAWVREDPERWDDAVHEGLRWVAPIGTQTRQATHDVELAGTVIPAGAAVAGVVASACRDERVFADPDRFDVRRTREPNAAFGYGPHFCAGHAFARGQERIALRMLVDALPELRLDPSHDVVFRGWEFRAPTALHVTW, from the coding sequence ATGACGTACGCCGAGACGATCACGGTCGAGGACCTCGAGGCCGACCCGTACCCGGTCTACGCGCGCCTCCGGGCCGAAGAGCCCGTCGAGTGGGTGCCCGCCGTCAACCTCTGGCTGGTGACGCGCGCCGCCGACGTCGAGACGGTGACGACGAAGCCCGACCTGTTCAGCGCGCAGGTGACCGACTCACCGCTCGACCGCTCGTTCGGCGGACCGACGATCCTCACCGTGGACGGCGAGGCGCACCTCGACCTGCGCCGCAGCCTCGACACCAAGTACCGGCCGCGCACGGTGGCCACCTACATCGACGACCTCGTCGCGCCGATCGCGCAGCGGTTCCTCGACCGGCTGCTCGCCTCCCCCGGGCGCCGGGCCGAGCTCGTCGCCGAGTACTTCGAGCCGATCTCGGTGCTCAGCCTCGGTGCCGTGCTCGGCCTCGGGCACCTGAGCGAGGCGACGCTCCAGCAGTGGTTCCACGGCCTGGCGATGGGCGCGATCAACTTCGAGAACGACCCCGAGAAGCAGCGCGTCAACGACGAGACCGCGGCCCTCATCGACGCCGAGCTGCGCCCGCTCATGACCCGGCTCGCGCACGATCCGGACGACTCCACGATCGCCTCGATGCTCACCAGCGGCTGCCCGGTCGGCCGGCCGCGGGCTGTCGACGCGGTGCTGCCCTCGCTCAAGGTGATCATCCTCGGCGGCATGCAGGAGCCGGGCCACGGCGCCGCCTCCACGCTGGCCGCGCTGCTCGCCGATCCCGAGCAGCTGGCCTGGGTGCGCGAGGACCCCGAGCGCTGGGACGACGCCGTCCACGAGGGCCTGCGGTGGGTCGCGCCGATCGGCACGCAGACGCGCCAGGCCACCCACGACGTCGAGCTCGCGGGGACCGTGATCCCGGCCGGTGCCGCGGTGGCCGGCGTGGTGGCCAGCGCCTGCCGCGACGAGCGGGTGTTCGCCGATCCGGACCGCTTCGACGTACGACGCACCCGCGAGCCGAACGCGGCCTTCGGCTACGGCCCGCACTTCTGCGCCGGGCACGCGTTCGCGCGCGGGCAGGAGCGCATCGCGCTGCGGATGCTGGTGGACGCGCTGCCGGAGCTGCGTCTCGACCCGTCGCACGACGTGGTCTTCCGCGGCTGGGAGTTCCGCGCGCCGACCGCGCTGCACGTCACCTGGTGA
- a CDS encoding glucosyl-3-phosphoglycerate synthase translates to MTPFLHLREGSSEQQRASHRPRAPQWQEDVMGDSTGRQGARTGAPARPPVGLAHHHHSEYGVADLVAAKDGRRVSVCLAARDEEPTIGRIVRTLRPLVDAGLVDDVVVLDHGSHDRTAAVAAAAGARVVPADSVLPQFGPAVGKGDVLWRSLAATDSDILVWLDADIVGLSCDVVRGLLGPLLADPATALVRAVYTRRLGAGRREGGRVTERTARPVLSLVHPRLAHLRQPLGGEYAGRRDVLEAVPFEPDHGVEMGLLIDVAERFGVGCIAQVDVGDRVVRNRPLSSVSGQAREVLRAALSRVDAPASAGLRGDLPLRPPMGDVREEMLAG, encoded by the coding sequence ATGACACCTTTCCTCCACCTTCGCGAGGGATCCTCGGAGCAGCAGCGCGCGTCCCACCGACCACGGGCGCCGCAGTGGCAGGAGGACGTCATGGGGGACAGCACCGGACGGCAGGGGGCGCGCACCGGCGCGCCCGCCCGTCCGCCGGTGGGGCTCGCGCACCACCACCACTCCGAGTACGGCGTCGCCGACCTCGTGGCGGCCAAGGACGGGCGCCGCGTGAGCGTGTGCCTGGCGGCGCGCGACGAGGAGCCCACGATCGGCCGCATCGTGCGCACCCTGCGCCCCCTGGTCGACGCCGGCCTCGTCGACGACGTCGTGGTGCTCGACCACGGCTCGCACGACCGCACCGCGGCGGTCGCCGCCGCGGCCGGGGCCCGGGTGGTCCCGGCCGACTCCGTGCTCCCCCAGTTCGGCCCCGCGGTCGGCAAGGGCGACGTGCTCTGGCGGTCGCTGGCCGCGACCGACAGCGACATCCTCGTGTGGCTCGACGCCGACATCGTCGGGCTCTCGTGCGACGTCGTCCGCGGCCTGCTCGGGCCGCTGCTCGCCGACCCCGCGACCGCGCTCGTGCGCGCGGTGTACACCCGTCGCCTCGGTGCCGGCCGGCGCGAGGGCGGGCGGGTCACCGAGCGCACCGCCCGTCCTGTGCTCTCGCTCGTGCACCCGCGGCTGGCCCACCTGCGCCAGCCGCTCGGCGGCGAGTACGCCGGCCGCCGCGACGTGCTCGAGGCGGTGCCGTTCGAGCCCGACCACGGCGTCGAGATGGGCCTGCTCATCGACGTGGCCGAGCGCTTCGGCGTGGGGTGCATCGCGCAGGTCGACGTCGGCGACCGGGTGGTGCGCAACCGCCCGTTGAGCTCCGTGAGCGGCCAGGCGCGCGAGGTGCTGCGCGCCGCGCTCTCGCGGGTGGACGCGCCCGCCTCGGCCGGGCTGCGCGGCGACCTGCCGCTGCGCCCGCCCATGGGCGACGTGCGCGAGGAGATGCTCGCGGGCTGA
- a CDS encoding S8 family serine peptidase, with protein sequence MTDDSRAGLHGSPPLPLIRDMPRGRPRSSVCTPGAPRPAARGPRVDSAGRAATMAGPGVRRSRRGRGGTVRRAALRPPATVALAAALAALLLPVGTASAATTASAGSASGTVTLEVRTGIPAAHASLTAVRAVAARVAGAAARTDDALARIGFATVTVPAADAASTAAALAATYGSDAVTASPERRPFFTPNDPRWLPRQATALGAVAAPAAWDVARGDGVTIAVVDGGFDAGHPDVAAKVVGTHDVVDGGSAVADSPGDPLPGHGTAVASVAAAVTNNGIGIAGAAPDAGLLLLKAADSTGRITAAAVATAIVYAVDHGASVVNISLGDPTPDTAEQAAVDYAVAHGVLVVAAAGNNGNTVKQYPAACTGAVSAGATTSDGTTRASFSTYGSWVTVAAPGVGIPIALPLAYDTHDDRVDGYSVWDGTSFSSPIVGAEAALIRSLHPAFTLSDVVAAITDTTTGPALGFGHGLVQYAAALAQAPRLQVSATASPRVFSPNGDGRVDTTSVRYSVDQSQTATASVFAADGSKVAGPVALGTVAAGAHTWIWDGHDAHGRTVGEGVYRIQVRTSARVGGTQLDGLAASYVRVDLTPPELTGAHPGRRVIYPRRDGYADSAGLGATSSEALSSFSVVVSTMSGRVVRRLYGGAHAAGRFAVLWDGRTASGRGVPSGRYKFRVSGTDAAGNRRFPVPGYVLVSWHAHP encoded by the coding sequence ATGACCGACGACAGCCGCGCGGGGCTGCACGGCTCACCGCCCCTCCCCCTGATCCGCGACATGCCGCGAGGCCGGCCGCGTAGCTCGGTCTGCACGCCCGGCGCCCCCCGGCCGGCTGCGCGAGGTCCCCGGGTGGACTCGGCCGGGCGGGCGGCGACAATGGCGGGGCCGGGTGTCCGCAGGTCCCGGCGCGGAAGGGGTGGGACCGTGCGCCGAGCCGCGCTGCGCCCGCCGGCGACCGTCGCGCTCGCCGCCGCGCTCGCGGCGCTCCTCCTGCCCGTCGGGACCGCCTCCGCCGCGACCACGGCCTCTGCGGGGTCGGCGTCCGGCACGGTCACCCTCGAGGTGCGCACCGGCATCCCGGCGGCGCACGCCTCGCTCACGGCCGTGCGCGCCGTCGCCGCCCGGGTCGCCGGTGCCGCGGCCCGCACCGACGACGCGCTGGCGCGGATCGGGTTCGCCACGGTCACCGTCCCCGCGGCCGACGCCGCGTCCACCGCGGCCGCGCTCGCCGCGACGTACGGCAGCGACGCGGTGACGGCCTCGCCCGAGCGCCGGCCGTTCTTCACGCCGAACGACCCGCGCTGGCTGCCGCGCCAGGCCACCGCCCTCGGCGCGGTGGCGGCGCCCGCCGCCTGGGACGTCGCCCGCGGCGACGGCGTCACGATCGCGGTCGTCGACGGCGGCTTCGACGCCGGCCACCCGGACGTCGCGGCGAAGGTCGTGGGCACCCACGACGTCGTGGACGGCGGCTCCGCGGTGGCCGACTCGCCCGGCGACCCGCTCCCCGGCCACGGCACCGCCGTCGCCAGCGTGGCCGCCGCGGTGACCAACAACGGCATCGGCATCGCGGGGGCGGCTCCCGACGCCGGTCTGCTGCTGCTCAAGGCCGCCGACTCCACGGGGCGCATCACCGCGGCCGCCGTCGCCACGGCCATCGTCTACGCCGTCGACCACGGCGCCTCGGTGGTCAACATCAGCCTCGGCGACCCGACGCCGGACACCGCCGAGCAGGCGGCGGTCGACTACGCCGTGGCCCACGGCGTGCTCGTCGTCGCGGCGGCCGGCAACAACGGCAACACCGTGAAGCAGTACCCGGCGGCCTGCACCGGGGCCGTGTCCGCGGGCGCGACGACCTCGGACGGCACGACCCGCGCGTCGTTCTCGACGTACGGCTCGTGGGTGACGGTGGCGGCGCCGGGCGTCGGCATCCCCATCGCGCTGCCGCTGGCCTACGACACCCACGACGACCGGGTCGACGGCTACTCGGTGTGGGACGGCACGTCCTTCTCCTCGCCGATCGTGGGCGCCGAGGCCGCCCTGATCCGCTCGCTGCACCCGGCGTTCACGCTCTCCGACGTCGTCGCCGCGATCACCGACACGACGACGGGCCCCGCGCTCGGGTTCGGCCACGGTCTCGTGCAGTACGCCGCCGCCCTGGCGCAGGCGCCGCGGCTGCAGGTGAGCGCGACGGCCTCGCCGCGGGTGTTCAGCCCCAACGGCGACGGGCGCGTCGACACCACCTCCGTGCGCTACTCGGTCGACCAGTCGCAGACCGCCACCGCGTCGGTGTTCGCCGCCGACGGGTCGAAGGTGGCCGGTCCGGTGGCCCTGGGCACGGTGGCCGCCGGCGCCCACACCTGGATCTGGGACGGGCACGACGCGCACGGCCGCACCGTGGGCGAGGGCGTCTACCGGATCCAGGTGCGCACGTCCGCGAGGGTCGGCGGCACGCAGCTCGACGGCCTCGCGGCGTCCTACGTCCGCGTCGACCTCACGCCGCCGGAGCTCACCGGCGCCCACCCCGGCCGCCGCGTCATCTACCCGCGGCGAGACGGCTACGCCGACTCCGCGGGCCTGGGCGCCACCAGCTCGGAGGCGCTGTCGTCGTTCTCGGTGGTGGTGAGCACGATGTCCGGCCGCGTCGTGCGCCGGCTCTACGGCGGAGCGCACGCCGCCGGCAGGTTCGCCGTGCTGTGGGACGGGCGAACCGCGTCAGGGCGCGGGGTGCCCAGCGGCCGCTACAAGTTCCGGGTCTCCGGCACGGACGCGGCGGGCAACCGCCGGTTCCCGGTGCCCGGCTACGTGCTCGTGTCCTGGCACGCCCACCCCTGA
- a CDS encoding AAA family ATPase, which produces MPCVPGRGDTSGSSSRLTLFGPPSAVRAGAPVAFDTRKSYAVLARVALARRPVSRDALAALLWPEADPDRARSALRRTLSVTGAVGPCLVVDRSAVSVDPTLVDVDAWEFEALAAGDDPAGWRRAVELAGGRFLDGLALRDAPEFDDWQSQTAADYERQVGTVLDRLVAAETEDGRLDVALGLARRRLALDPLHEPAHQALMRLLAWTGDRSAAMDQFRVCARTLDRELGVRPLPETHRLYDLIRDEGLDPPEPRPRAVARPAPAPTSAGVAVPPLPDLVGRDELVARVAAALDGPQAGPAVALVGEPGSGRSSVAAAVCRERADAGGRVLTMRGLEAERGIALGAVTALVRQLLADDAVPLDDLPFGVRAELGRLAPETDQSPLPPLDSPGAQARLFDSVVAALALPAPVPDAARTLLVVDDVDLLDEASADFVGYLARRLPAHVALLLVYRHAVEALQGAEVERLAVPPLAADEAGRLLAAMGVSVGPEALEDLVRRTGGSPRLLREFALASSSDDDLPTLELRGLLESRLSALGETTRQVVSAAAVLGRAADVDLLRAVSGRADVEVVDAIEEAVGRGLLVELADSGEYDVPYDAVRLAATGRLSRARERLLHSRAADALAARRQAPASAAAVATHLELAGREDEAAAWYWTAALEARDLWAHGIALQHLQRAVALGHDPAACHLASGEALIALGRYRDAIDELELAAQLAEGPELAAIEHRLADVHHRLGAWTTSRAHVEHALDLLGAAPDGPDAAVLRARCLADHALLRLREGDVAAADAELSEVLAAAERTGDAAALAQAHDVAGVLAAAGGDADAARRHLRASLSYAANLADPSYAVAAWNNLARVEWTADDVAAALDAQRHALELGERHGDRHRLAALHTNLADLLHADGRTDDAMEHLARAAELFASVDREDERRPEVWKLVAW; this is translated from the coding sequence GTGCCGTGCGTGCCAGGACGGGGAGACACCAGCGGCAGCAGCTCACGGCTCACGCTGTTCGGGCCGCCGAGCGCGGTGCGCGCGGGCGCGCCCGTCGCGTTCGACACGCGCAAGTCGTACGCCGTGCTCGCCCGGGTGGCGCTGGCGCGGCGGCCGGTGTCGCGCGACGCGCTGGCCGCGCTCCTGTGGCCCGAGGCCGACCCGGACCGCGCGCGCAGCGCGCTGCGCCGCACGCTGTCGGTGACCGGCGCGGTGGGGCCGTGCCTCGTCGTCGACCGCAGCGCCGTGAGCGTGGACCCGACGCTCGTCGACGTCGACGCCTGGGAGTTCGAGGCCCTCGCCGCCGGCGACGACCCCGCGGGATGGCGCCGTGCCGTAGAGCTCGCGGGCGGGCGCTTCCTCGACGGCCTCGCCCTGCGCGACGCACCGGAGTTCGACGACTGGCAGTCGCAGACGGCCGCGGACTACGAGCGGCAGGTGGGCACGGTGCTCGACCGGCTGGTGGCGGCGGAGACCGAGGACGGCAGGCTCGACGTCGCTCTCGGCCTCGCCCGCCGGCGGCTCGCGCTCGACCCGCTGCACGAGCCGGCGCACCAGGCGCTCATGCGCCTGCTGGCCTGGACCGGCGACCGCTCCGCGGCGATGGACCAGTTCCGCGTGTGCGCGCGCACCCTCGACCGCGAGCTGGGCGTGCGGCCGCTGCCCGAGACGCACCGGCTCTACGACCTCATCCGCGACGAGGGCCTCGACCCTCCCGAGCCGCGCCCACGTGCGGTGGCGCGCCCCGCGCCCGCGCCGACGTCCGCCGGCGTGGCCGTCCCGCCGCTGCCCGACCTCGTGGGGCGGGACGAGCTGGTGGCACGGGTGGCCGCGGCGCTCGACGGGCCGCAGGCCGGACCCGCCGTGGCCCTGGTGGGCGAGCCCGGGTCGGGGCGGTCGTCGGTGGCCGCCGCGGTGTGCCGGGAGCGCGCCGACGCCGGCGGCCGGGTGCTCACGATGCGCGGGCTCGAGGCGGAGCGCGGGATCGCGCTGGGCGCCGTCACGGCGCTCGTGCGCCAGCTGCTCGCCGACGACGCCGTGCCCCTGGACGACCTCCCCTTCGGCGTGCGGGCCGAGCTCGGCCGGCTGGCCCCGGAGACCGACCAGTCGCCGCTGCCGCCGCTGGACAGCCCCGGCGCGCAGGCCCGGCTCTTCGACAGCGTGGTCGCTGCGCTCGCGCTCCCCGCCCCCGTGCCGGACGCCGCGCGCACGCTCCTCGTGGTGGACGACGTCGACCTGCTCGACGAGGCGTCGGCGGACTTCGTCGGCTACCTCGCCCGCAGGCTGCCGGCGCACGTCGCGCTGCTGCTCGTCTACCGCCACGCGGTCGAGGCGCTCCAGGGCGCCGAGGTGGAGCGGCTCGCCGTGCCGCCGCTGGCCGCGGACGAGGCGGGCCGGCTGCTCGCGGCGATGGGCGTGAGCGTGGGCCCGGAGGCGCTCGAGGACCTCGTGCGCCGCACCGGCGGATCGCCGCGCCTGCTACGCGAGTTCGCGCTCGCGTCGTCCTCCGACGACGACCTGCCCACCCTCGAGCTGCGCGGCCTGCTCGAGTCGCGGCTGTCCGCGCTGGGCGAGACCACGCGGCAGGTCGTCTCCGCCGCGGCCGTGCTCGGGCGGGCCGCCGACGTCGACCTGCTGCGCGCCGTGAGCGGCCGGGCCGACGTCGAGGTGGTCGACGCGATCGAGGAGGCCGTGGGCCGCGGGCTGCTGGTCGAGCTGGCCGACAGCGGCGAGTACGACGTCCCCTACGACGCGGTGCGGCTGGCGGCGACCGGCCGCCTCAGCCGGGCGCGCGAGCGGCTGCTGCACAGCCGGGCCGCGGACGCCCTCGCCGCACGGCGCCAGGCGCCGGCGTCGGCTGCCGCCGTCGCGACGCACCTCGAGCTCGCCGGGCGCGAGGACGAGGCCGCGGCCTGGTACTGGACCGCGGCACTGGAGGCACGGGACCTGTGGGCCCACGGCATCGCGCTGCAGCACCTGCAGCGCGCGGTCGCGCTCGGCCACGACCCCGCCGCCTGCCACCTCGCCTCCGGCGAGGCGCTCATCGCGCTGGGCCGCTACCGCGACGCGATCGACGAGCTCGAGCTCGCGGCCCAGCTCGCCGAGGGCCCCGAGCTGGCCGCCATCGAGCACCGGCTCGCCGACGTGCACCACCGCCTGGGCGCGTGGACGACGTCGCGCGCCCACGTGGAGCACGCCCTCGACCTGCTCGGTGCCGCCCCGGACGGGCCGGACGCCGCCGTGCTCCGGGCGCGCTGCCTCGCCGACCACGCGCTGCTGCGGCTGCGCGAGGGCGACGTCGCCGCCGCGGACGCCGAGCTGTCCGAGGTGCTCGCGGCCGCCGAGCGCACCGGGGACGCGGCGGCGCTGGCCCAGGCGCACGACGTCGCGGGCGTGCTCGCCGCCGCGGGCGGCGACGCGGACGCGGCGCGCCGGCACCTGCGCGCCAGCCTCAGTTACGCCGCCAACCTCGCGGACCCGTCGTACGCCGTCGCCGCCTGGAACAACCTGGCGCGCGTGGAGTGGACGGCCGACGACGTCGCCGCCGCGCTCGACGCGCAGCGGCACGCGCTCGAGCTCGGGGAGCGGCACGGCGACCGGCACCGGCTCGCCGCGCTGCACACCAACCTCGCCGACCTCCTGCACGCCGACGGCCGCACCGACGACGCGATGGAGCACCTCGCGCGCGCCGCCGAGCTGTTCGCCTCGGTCGACCGCGAGGACGAGCGGCGGCCGGAGGTGTGGAAGCTCGTCGCGTGGTGA
- a CDS encoding LacI family DNA-binding transcriptional regulator, producing the protein MAREAGVSTATVSRALRGLPNVDPVTRERVRQVAERLDYVVSPAASRLASGRAGAIAVITPYIARWYFGRVLSGIERVLQASELDLLLSSIGDPSETHRVPPHRKLRRRVDGFLVISLSTDTEGVSEIFDADLPVALIDTERPGCWSVGIDDVAGARMAVQHLINLGHERIGLISGRPLPTPFRPEENRWIGYRDALVDAGLPVEPDLEACGHFTIEGGERAMTTLLARPHPPTAVFAMSDEMAFGALRSLRAHGLQPGADVSVVGFDGHEMSEHLDLTTIVQPVEEIGARAAQTLLDALDRPGVEPQQVILPLSMVVRGSTALRRDRTTAPVS; encoded by the coding sequence ATCGCGCGCGAGGCGGGCGTGTCCACCGCCACCGTGTCGCGGGCGCTGCGCGGGCTCCCCAACGTCGACCCGGTCACCCGCGAGCGGGTCCGCCAGGTGGCCGAGCGGCTCGACTACGTCGTCTCCCCGGCCGCCTCGCGGCTGGCCTCCGGCCGGGCCGGCGCCATCGCGGTGATCACCCCCTACATCGCGCGCTGGTACTTCGGGCGGGTGCTCTCGGGGATCGAGCGGGTGCTTCAGGCCAGCGAGCTCGACCTGCTGCTCTCGAGCATCGGCGACCCCAGCGAGACCCACCGCGTCCCGCCGCACCGCAAGCTGCGCCGCCGCGTGGACGGCTTCCTCGTCATCTCGCTGTCGACCGACACCGAGGGCGTCAGCGAGATCTTCGACGCGGACCTCCCGGTGGCGCTCATCGACACCGAGCGCCCAGGCTGCTGGTCGGTCGGGATCGACGACGTCGCCGGCGCGCGGATGGCGGTGCAGCACCTCATCAACCTCGGCCACGAGCGGATCGGGCTCATCTCCGGCCGGCCGCTGCCCACTCCCTTCCGGCCGGAGGAGAACCGCTGGATCGGCTACCGCGACGCCCTCGTCGACGCCGGCCTGCCGGTCGAGCCGGACCTCGAGGCCTGCGGCCACTTCACGATCGAGGGCGGCGAGCGGGCGATGACCACGCTGCTGGCCCGGCCGCACCCGCCCACGGCGGTGTTCGCGATGTCCGACGAGATGGCCTTCGGCGCCCTGCGCTCGCTGCGCGCGCACGGGCTGCAGCCCGGGGCCGACGTGTCCGTCGTCGGCTTCGACGGGCACGAGATGTCCGAGCACCTCGACCTCACCACGATCGTGCAGCCCGTCGAGGAGATCGGCGCGCGCGCGGCGCAGACCCTCCTCGACGCGCTCGACCGGCCGGGGGTCGAGCCGCAGCAGGTGATCCTGCCGCTGAGCATGGTCGTGCGGGGCTCCACCGCGCTGCGCCGCGACCGCACGACCGCGCCCGTCTCGTAG
- a CDS encoding DUF222 domain-containing protein: protein MADRRNPLVLLWIANHDCRRSTLGSRHTTETDRPVGGARMTAVDDAGTTPGFRPLSVAFLLDSLYHQPPAWLRGDASALAAVLEQPVDATDLLLLDHIDVDAITEPAELIDYLAMTARLEARLASMRLAAEAAFAAKAWPDSALRNSYEDAAAAQEVAYATHVSAYGAAKEIDRARALTETFPSFGAALAAGEITERHCAVLVDQTRFVADVDALAAIEAAALDEARTATPSELRKLLDKLIARHDPDATVRANRAAATRDVYRQPIGDGMAFLGVTHRAPVIDAVFDAIEAAGKALRAQRGGAEAVRAGNEDAASGACRADALAALVLGERGEDGELVYEASRTQTELHVVMDLDTLRGERDGLALVNGTPIPAPIAREVAAVADWWRRVVVDPVDGHLLDYGTRRYLPAALREHVLHRDPICRRPGCTRRAQEMDHALPFPEGASDTANCGGLCSRCHQVKTAGHATIEDSAADGSGTWVTRWRQRIRIPAQPVLEPPRRTTPPTAEPPAPPGVVDARPDTGDPDVHPDPRTTDPPERPPV, encoded by the coding sequence ATGGCTGATCGGCGAAACCCCTTGGTACTGCTGTGGATCGCGAACCACGACTGTCGGAGGTCGACGCTAGGCTCGCGGCACACGACCGAGACCGATCGACCCGTGGGAGGTGCCCGGATGACTGCCGTCGACGACGCGGGCACCACCCCGGGCTTCCGTCCTCTCAGCGTCGCGTTCCTCCTGGACTCCCTGTACCACCAGCCTCCGGCGTGGCTCCGCGGCGATGCGAGCGCACTGGCCGCAGTGCTCGAGCAGCCGGTGGATGCCACCGACCTCCTGCTGCTCGACCACATCGACGTCGACGCGATCACCGAGCCGGCCGAGCTGATCGACTACCTCGCGATGACCGCCCGGCTCGAGGCCCGGCTGGCCTCGATGCGCCTCGCCGCCGAGGCCGCGTTCGCCGCGAAGGCGTGGCCGGACTCCGCGCTCCGTAACTCGTACGAGGACGCCGCCGCGGCGCAGGAGGTCGCCTACGCCACCCATGTCAGCGCCTACGGCGCGGCGAAGGAGATCGACCGCGCCCGGGCGCTGACCGAGACGTTCCCGTCGTTCGGCGCGGCGCTGGCCGCGGGCGAGATCACCGAGCGGCACTGCGCGGTCCTCGTGGACCAGACCCGGTTCGTGGCCGACGTCGACGCGCTGGCAGCCATCGAGGCGGCGGCTCTGGACGAGGCGCGCACCGCGACCCCGTCCGAGCTGCGCAAGCTGCTCGACAAGCTCATCGCCCGCCACGACCCGGACGCGACCGTCCGTGCCAACCGAGCTGCTGCCACGCGCGACGTGTACCGGCAGCCGATCGGCGACGGGATGGCGTTCCTCGGCGTCACGCACCGGGCGCCGGTGATCGACGCGGTGTTCGACGCGATCGAAGCCGCCGGCAAGGCGCTGCGCGCGCAGCGCGGTGGGGCCGAGGCCGTGCGCGCGGGGAACGAGGACGCCGCATCGGGTGCGTGCCGCGCGGACGCCCTGGCCGCTCTGGTCCTCGGCGAACGAGGCGAGGACGGCGAACTCGTCTACGAGGCGTCGCGCACGCAGACCGAGCTGCACGTGGTGATGGACCTCGACACTCTCCGCGGCGAGCGCGACGGCCTGGCGCTCGTGAACGGCACGCCGATCCCTGCACCGATCGCGCGTGAGGTCGCCGCGGTCGCCGACTGGTGGCGACGCGTGGTCGTCGACCCGGTCGACGGGCACCTCCTCGACTACGGCACCCGCCGGTACCTGCCCGCCGCCCTGCGGGAGCACGTCCTGCACCGTGACCCCATCTGCCGACGACCCGGCTGCACCCGCCGCGCCCAGGAGATGGACCACGCCCTCCCGTTCCCCGAGGGCGCGAGCGACACCGCGAACTGCGGCGGCCTGTGCTCGCGCTGCCACCAGGTGAAGACGGCAGGCCACGCCACCATCGAGGACAGCGCGGCCGACGGGTCGGGCACCTGGGTCACCCGATGGCGGCAACGCATCCGCATCCCGGCCCAACCTGTCCTCGAGCCACCACGACGGACGACACCGCCGACGGCCGAACCGCCCGCCCCGCCCGGCGTCGTGGATGCACGCCCCGACACCGGCGACCCGGACGTCCACCCCGACCCACGCACGACCGACCCGCCGGAGCGACCGCCCGTCTGA
- a CDS encoding zinc-binding dehydrogenase, translating into MKALVVTDRNAGTAGLELVDRPAPLASINDVIVEVHAAGFVSTELEWPSTWSDRRGGDRTPSIPGHELAGVVAALGYGTTGLSVGQRVFGLADWYRDGSLAELAAVEARNLAPLPGDVDFTTGASLPISGLTAWQGLFQHGRLEAGHRVLAHGAGGAVGSLVIQLAREAGAHVIGTGRAADRGKALDLGAAEFVDLDNDVLEDVGKVDLVFDVIGGDIQKRSAGLVRAGGTLVSVVGPVSATPANGLAVDFVVEANREQLVELVQRVRDGRLTPSIGTVTVLDDAVAALNPTARAKGKTVIQVRP; encoded by the coding sequence ATGAAGGCGCTTGTGGTCACGGATCGGAATGCTGGAACCGCGGGATTGGAGCTGGTCGACAGGCCTGCGCCGCTGGCGTCGATCAACGACGTCATCGTCGAGGTCCACGCCGCCGGGTTCGTGTCGACGGAGCTGGAGTGGCCGTCGACGTGGAGCGACCGACGCGGAGGGGACCGGACACCGTCGATCCCCGGCCACGAGCTGGCTGGTGTGGTCGCGGCCCTCGGCTACGGAACGACGGGGCTGTCGGTAGGACAGCGGGTGTTCGGGCTCGCCGACTGGTACAGAGACGGCAGCCTGGCCGAGCTGGCGGCCGTCGAGGCGCGGAACCTCGCCCCTCTGCCGGGCGACGTCGACTTCACGACAGGCGCCTCGCTGCCGATCTCGGGTCTGACGGCCTGGCAGGGGCTGTTCCAGCACGGGCGCCTCGAGGCGGGGCACAGGGTCCTCGCACACGGGGCCGGTGGCGCGGTCGGGTCTCTCGTCATCCAGCTCGCCCGCGAAGCCGGCGCACACGTCATCGGTACCGGCCGCGCGGCCGACCGGGGGAAGGCGCTCGATCTCGGCGCGGCTGAGTTCGTCGACCTCGACAACGACGTCCTGGAGGACGTCGGGAAGGTCGACCTGGTCTTCGATGTCATCGGCGGCGACATCCAGAAGCGGTCCGCCGGTCTCGTTCGTGCCGGAGGCACCCTGGTGTCGGTCGTCGGCCCGGTGAGCGCAACGCCGGCGAACGGCCTGGCCGTCGACTTCGTCGTCGAAGCGAACCGCGAGCAACTGGTGGAGCTCGTCCAGCGAGTGCGCGACGGACGGCTGACACCGAGCATCGGCACCGTCACCGTCCTAGACGACGCGGTTGCCGCCTTGAACCCCACTGCGCGAGCCAAGGGCAAGACCGTCATCCAGGTTCGTCCGTGA